In Pedosphaera parvula Ellin514, the sequence GATTCTGCCTGATTTTGCTGCGAAGGCGTAACTTCGGGTAGCACAACCATACGCTTCATAGAGCCGCCACCATCCCCATTTGCGCGTTTCCTCGGAAGCAGGATGAAACCACTCGCCTATCAATTTCTCATAAGCAGAATCACCGGTGGCGAGAAACATTTCCACTGCCGCCCATGCCAGTTCATCATCATGCATGAACTCGTTTCCATAATGCGTGATCTTCTGGTAAGCCCCGTCTTTTCCATATTTTGCGATGCCCCGTTGCAGGAAGTTCCAGCCTGCCTTCGCCTTCACCATGTAGGCCGCTGCCGCCTCGGGAAATTGTTTTTTGAATGTTGGTGAGGAGGCGCATTGGGCCAATGCAGCAACCGCGGCGGCAGTAACTGAAGTTGTCTTGGGCCACACCACTTGCGGATCGCCATGATCCGGTGTGACGTCGTTCTCATACTCCCGTTCTCGCGGATACACGAGGAAAAAGAAACCGCCATCGTCGTCCTGCATTTTCGCAAGGAAATCGGCCTCCCATTTCGCTTCCTGTAAAATATCGCTCCTGCCATCACCGCTCTCGGGTATCCCCAGATTGTCCAATGCTGCCACTCCGGGAAACGCATCCGCTGCCAGGATGAGATGATGAATGAGTGCGGCACTGTTGATGGTGTACTTGCTGTAGTCACCCGCATCATGATGTCCGCCGCTGACATCGAGTTTGCCACGTTTAATAAAAGGGTACAATTGTGACTTCTCACCTTTCATTCGCGGAGCCGTGTGCCTTGCGTTTTCTTTTACATCCGTGGTTTTATCGGCCAGAATTTCCCAGGTGGTTTTAAAAGCCGATTGTGGAAAGGGAATATCCACGAGAGCTGTGTGACAGGTGCCATCGGTAAATCTGGTGAAAGGCAACGCATTGCTTGTTCCGCAACGCTGATGGTAGAGCCCCAGTGCATAGGCACGCGCAAAAGCCGCTGCCGCGCCATCAGAGATGGAAAAGGGGAACGAAGTGCCAAGACCCGGCACAAATAATTGATACTCTCCTGGCACCTTGTATTCAGAAAAATTTGCTTCCCAAACAGCTTGATAGGAACTGAACGGAAAACCGCGATCGGGGCGTCGTGTCAATCGGCCTTCGAACACAGACTTTGACGTGTGGGCATCTTTCAAGGAGAACGTTGGTGTAGTTGCTGCCGCACCGTTTGTTGAGGAAGGGATTAGATCTGTGAGGAAGTTTAAATCCATTTCTCCGAGATTTCCGAGATAGTAACCGACCATGGCAGTCTTCGGGGAACTGGTCTGATAGCCTGTTTGGTTCACGTGAATAGCGGGACTCCAACGCAACGAACTAAAAACTGTTGAAAATGGCTTCTTATTCTCCCAAAGATGTTCATCAGGATTACTTACCTCCACCTTTTGATTATCCTTGATTGTAGTTGCGAGCTTTAAATAAAGGTCATTGGCGATTCGGAGGTCCCGCCTTTTCAGTGGCGCATAAAGCACGCGTCGTTTAAAACCGACAGCTACCACCGATGCAGGTTTTCCATCAATTGTAACCACAAACTGTTTGGGAGTTGGCAAGCTTGGTTTACCGTTCAGATCAGCGAACGGCCACTGCTTGACTGGAGCCGGATCAGGATTTTTTGTCGTGATCAGGCTTATTTCGACAAGGCTCGGAGTAAGACACCGGATTTCGGTGTCTCCTGCGTGTGGAATAATTAACGATGGATAACTCTCAGCAATTACTCCGGTGGCTGAGTTTAGGAATAACCAAACCAGGCTGACCAGTCGAACCCAAAACATGCGGGTAAAATGCCTCACCCAATCTGGTTATGCAAACGTAGCCATTTATGAAGAGGTTATATAATCGGTAGGGTTTCACCCCATGTTTACCAAGCCTTAAACGTAGGATTATCTGCATCATTTTAACCACTAATGTGGTGAAATGCTTAATGGGCGATTGGAAGCAATCGGAAGCTCTGCTCTCTGCCGCGAAGACTGAAATTAGCACTGTCCTAAGCGAAGCACTTTTTCACGTCCTGGGAATTTGTTCATATTTGTTATGATACAGAATGCAGGAAATAGAAGAGTCAAACCTCATGAGCATGGTTTTGAGGGATTAACTCCTGCGCATCAATCGGAAGACCGCTTTTTAAATCCGATCCCTGGCTTGTGACCAGTCTTTGAGACTATGGGGGCTGGAGAGCAAACACTGTGAGCAACTCGGCCACTCTAAACGCAGTCCCGAATAGTGGCAGGCATGCTGTGTGTGGGGGAGCGGGTTTCGAGAGTTCGGGAATCAATTTTTGTAAACTGGAGAGAGGATGGCATGGCAAGTGCAGCACGAGTGGAAATCACCACGTCGCTCGACATTGTGAATGCGCGGCAAAAAAGCCGTGCTCTCGCACAGGAACTGGGGTTTGCCGGGAGTGAAATAACTTTGATCACAGCCGCGGTTTCCGAAGTGGCCAGAAATATTCTGGAATATGCCCGCCAGGGTGAGCTGGTTTTTGAACGTCTGGAGAGCGGCGCGAAGAAAGGTCTGAAAATTGTAGCCCGCGATCAGGGCCCAGGCATTCCTGACATAGAACAAGCGATGCAATATGGCTACTCGACGCGCGACGGTGGAGCGGGCGTCGGATTGCCAGGGGCCAGGTGGTTGATGGATGAATTTGCGATCAAGTCAACGGTCGGCAAGGGAACAGTTATCACGATGAAAAAGTGGGCAAATCAACTTGGCTACCAAACCAACCAGAGAAATTTCCGGGATTGAGTGGGGTGTGGCAATCAAACCGGCGCCCGGTCGCGCCGTTTCCGGGGATGCCTATCTGGTGCACGTGCAGCAGGATCGGGCATTGCTGGCCGTGGTGGATGGCCTGGGTCTGGGCAGCGAGGCAGTGATTGCCGCTAATACGGCCGTTTCGATTTTAAGGAAGTATGCAAATGATACAGTTGTTTCGCTGTTCAACCGTTGTCACCGCAGCCTCATGATGTCTCGCGGCGCCGTCATGACCGTGGCTTGTTTGGATTTAAACACATTAACTGCGACCTGGCTGGGCGTGGGAAATGTGGAGGCGATATTATTGAGAGCCGACCCGGCTGTTGTTCCTTCTGTTGAACGCCTGCAGTTGCATGGCGGCCTCGTTGGCTATCAGATGCCCATATTGCGTTCCCGGAACATCTTGGTTCGCCAAAACGACCTGCTGGTGATCACGAGTGATGGCATCGTGGGGGATCCCTCAGCGGATATCCCGCGAGGCGAACCTGTCCAGAAGATTGCTGATTATGTTCTCCAAAAGCATTACCAGGGCAACGATGACGCGCTTGTCCTCGTCGCCCGTTACGTGGGGAGCGCCCATGAATAAGCAATTCAATGGTATTTGCCAGCAGTACGTGGCTGCACTCCGGAGATATCTGGTGGAAAATGATGAGTCTGCCCTTAGTGAAGCCTATGAATTAGGACGGAAAACGATTTCCGATGGTCTGGGGGTGATTGACATGGCCAAAATTCACGAAGAGGTGCTCCTCGGGTTGTTGCCCAAGACGAATGCCCCATTTGAAACTCTGCAGCTTGCGAAAAGTGCCGGGTCATTTTTTTCGGAATCCCTGTCTCCTTTTGAAATCACCCATCGAGGATTCCGGGACGCCAATCGTTCATTACGCAAGGCCAACGCAGATTTGGAAGACCGCAACCAGGCATTGGCCATTGCCAATGGAAACCTGAAACGGGAAATCGAGGAACGCAAGCGCGCAGAACGCGAATTGCGCGAAAGTGAGGAGCACTATCGTATTCTCTTCAACCAGGCCCGGCTCATGCAGGAAAATCTTCGCCACCTTTCCAGCCAGGTTCTGCACGTTCAGGAGGAGGAGCGTAAAAGAATTAGTCGCGAATTGCACGATGAAGTCGGTCAGGCATTGACGGCCGTCAATGTCAGTCTTGCGCTTTTAAAGAATGCCATCGATATCAAAAACGTGGAGCTGCGGAACAAGATCACTGATACGCAAAAGCTCCTCGAGCAAACCATGGAATCGGTGCATGCGTTTTCAAGAGAGCTGCGCCCGGCCATGCTGGATGACCTGGGGCTTATACCCACGTTGCGCTCTTTCGTGAAAAGCTTTGCCAGGCGGACTGGCATTCAGGTTTCCTTCTGGGCCACCGATGCGGTGGAGAAACTCGCGATCGATCAGAAGACCGTGCTTTATCGTGTCGGCCAGGAAAGCCTGACCAATATTGCCAAACACGCGCACGCATCCCACGGCGCGGTCACGATTCGGAAAAGCAAAAATGGTTTCGCTATGGAGATCAAGGATAATGGGAAATCCTTCCAGGTCGACCAGAAGATAGCCCTCAAAGGAAAGAACCGGCTGGGGTTGTTAGGTATCCAGGAGCGGGTAAAACTTGCGGACGGTGAGTTCAAGGTTGAGTCTACACCAGGCAAAGGAACCAAGTTATTAGTTTGGATTCCCATGAATGGAAGTAATGGGCTGATAACGAGGAGAATTTAATGTTAATACAAGGAGATCCAATGATTGCAGCCTCAAATGCGGCCAATTCCGTGCAAAGAATAACTGTTTTATTGGCAGATGATCATACTGTTGTTCGGCAGGGGTTAAAGGCTTTGTTGATTGTGGAAGGTGACATTGAAATCGTGGGGGAGGCAGATACGGGACGCCATGCTGTGCAACTGGCGAAGAAGCTTCTGCCTGACGTTGTTGTCATGGATATTGCGATGCCATTGCTCAATGGCCTCGAGGCAACGCGGCAGATAACCAAGCAGGTGCCCTCAAGCAAAGTGCTCATCCTATCTTCCTACAGCGAGGATGAATATGTACAACAATTAACCGAGGCTGGCGCGGCTGGCTACTTGGTGAAACAAACAGCTGCCAATGACCTTCTTAAGGCCATTCGCGAGGCATATAAAGGAAACGCATTCTTTAGTCCTTCAATTGCCAAACGGTTGCGTGACCAGTGTCGTGAAGCCTTCGTGAGCGGCCAGCCGGTCAGGAAGCGTAACGATTATTTAACGACGCGCGAAGCCGAAGTGCTTCAATTGATTGCCGAGGGCCAGGCCAATAAGCAAATCGCAGCTGAACTTTGCATCAGCATAAAAACTGTCGAAAAGCATCGTCAGCAGGTGATGAACAAACTCAACATTCATGATGTTGCCGGCTTGACGCGACACGCCATTTCCAAGGGCATTATTGAGAGTAACGCCGGGGCCAAGCCCATTCTCTAGATTTTTCGGCAGGGAGGATATTTCAAGGCAACACACGAAGCTGTTTTGTTCATTCACCTATCAGGTCGGGCGCGACCGTTTATGCGGATACCACCCCATGGCAGGGTGTTTACCGCAGATTATCTTCAAAAGAGAATATCATTGTCTTCTGAAGAATTTAAGAGAGCTTCCAGGGAGGCAAAGGCATCCGAGTGATACTATGGCAAAAAAGTCTTTGTTCTGCATGGTTGGCAGCGAAGCGCAAGCTTCCGAAATTGTTAATCAGCTTAAAGATTCCGGTTTTTCCAATAACGATATTTCGGCCCTGCTCCCTGATAAGACTGGAACCAAGGATTTTGCGCACGAGCATCACACCAAGGCACCGGAGGGAGCAACGGCCGGGGCGAGCACAGGCGGCATTATCGGAGGAGCCTTGGGATGGTTGGCGGGGATTGGAGTTCTGGCTATTCCGGGCCTTGGACCTTTCATTGCTGCCGGGCCGATCATGGCCGCTTTGAGTGGCGCAGCCGTTGGCGCGGCTGTGCTGGGAATTGCCGGTGCACTCGTAGGAATGGGAATTCCTGAATATGAAGCCAAGCGTTATGAAGGTAAAATAAAGGACGGAAATATACTAATTTCCGTTCATCTGGAGAATGGTGACTGGGAGGAGCGTGCCCGGCACATTCTTCAGGGTTGTGGAGCCGGTGACGTCGCCATCACTTCCGAAGTTCAGGTTAAAACTTCGGAGCAGAAACCAATCACCACCTAGCCGAAGGGAAGGATGGGCCTGCC encodes:
- a CDS encoding histidine kinase, with protein sequence MNKQFNGICQQYVAALRRYLVENDESALSEAYELGRKTISDGLGVIDMAKIHEEVLLGLLPKTNAPFETLQLAKSAGSFFSESLSPFEITHRGFRDANRSLRKANADLEDRNQALAIANGNLKREIEERKRAERELRESEEHYRILFNQARLMQENLRHLSSQVLHVQEEERKRISRELHDEVGQALTAVNVSLALLKNAIDIKNVELRNKITDTQKLLEQTMESVHAFSRELRPAMLDDLGLIPTLRSFVKSFARRTGIQVSFWATDAVEKLAIDQKTVLYRVGQESLTNIAKHAHASHGAVTIRKSKNGFAMEIKDNGKSFQVDQKIALKGKNRLGLLGIQERVKLADGEFKVESTPGKGTKLLVWIPMNGSNGLITRRI
- a CDS encoding anti-sigma regulatory factor, which encodes MASAARVEITTSLDIVNARQKSRALAQELGFAGSEITLITAAVSEVARNILEYARQGELVFERLESGAKKGLKIVARDQGPGIPDIEQAMQYGYSTRDGGAGVGLPGARWLMDEFAIKSTVGKGTVITMKKWANQLGYQTNQRNFRD
- a CDS encoding glycoside hydrolase family 9 protein, which codes for MFWVRLVSLVWLFLNSATGVIAESYPSLIIPHAGDTEIRCLTPSLVEISLITTKNPDPAPVKQWPFADLNGKPSLPTPKQFVVTIDGKPASVVAVGFKRRVLYAPLKRRDLRIANDLYLKLATTIKDNQKVEVSNPDEHLWENKKPFSTVFSSLRWSPAIHVNQTGYQTSSPKTAMVGYYLGNLGEMDLNFLTDLIPSSTNGAAATTPTFSLKDAHTSKSVFEGRLTRRPDRGFPFSSYQAVWEANFSEYKVPGEYQLFVPGLGTSFPFSISDGAAAAFARAYALGLYHQRCGTSNALPFTRFTDGTCHTALVDIPFPQSAFKTTWEILADKTTDVKENARHTAPRMKGEKSQLYPFIKRGKLDVSGGHHDAGDYSKYTINSAALIHHLILAADAFPGVAALDNLGIPESGDGRSDILQEAKWEADFLAKMQDDDGGFFFLVYPREREYENDVTPDHGDPQVVWPKTTSVTAAAVAALAQCASSPTFKKQFPEAAAAYMVKAKAGWNFLQRGIAKYGKDGAYQKITHYGNEFMHDDELAWAAVEMFLATGDSAYEKLIGEWFHPASEETRKWGWWRLYEAYGCATRSYAFAAKSGRIKRERLDPALLSKCEEELIAAAQDQLDRAEESAYGTSLPKETKQSRSAGWYFSGDAAFDLAVACQLDFPVMNDPRPKFMRAIWSNLNYEQGCNPINVCYLTGMGWMRQHEIVDQYAQNSRRILPPTGIPLGNIQDGFGWLDNYKKELGELSFPTDGDQVAPFPFYDRWGDSFNLNQEFVIVNQARSLAYLAWLMAQSPLKDQPWKFASATITGIPQRIASGERLILKLQAPGIDLENAQIVWEASDHAPTFGQTFTFSPNKAGPHWIEAEAQLPDGRRVFATTNCTVK
- a CDS encoding SpoIIE family protein phosphatase; protein product: MATKPTREISGIEWGVAIKPAPGRAVSGDAYLVHVQQDRALLAVVDGLGLGSEAVIAANTAVSILRKYANDTVVSLFNRCHRSLMMSRGAVMTVACLDLNTLTATWLGVGNVEAILLRADPAVVPSVERLQLHGGLVGYQMPILRSRNILVRQNDLLVITSDGIVGDPSADIPRGEPVQKIADYVLQKHYQGNDDALVLVARYVGSAHE
- a CDS encoding response regulator transcription factor, whose product is MQRITVLLADDHTVVRQGLKALLIVEGDIEIVGEADTGRHAVQLAKKLLPDVVVMDIAMPLLNGLEATRQITKQVPSSKVLILSSYSEDEYVQQLTEAGAAGYLVKQTAANDLLKAIREAYKGNAFFSPSIAKRLRDQCREAFVSGQPVRKRNDYLTTREAEVLQLIAEGQANKQIAAELCISIKTVEKHRQQVMNKLNIHDVAGLTRHAISKGIIESNAGAKPIL